A genomic window from Micromonospora ferruginea includes:
- a CDS encoding beta-ketoacyl-[acyl-carrier-protein] synthase family protein, which yields MTGRRTVVTGVGVVAPGGATRDRFWKTITEGRTATRRISFFDPSPFRSQIAAECDFDPDAAGITLAERQRADRYVQFALACSAEALADSGLALTDAERERAGVVLGTAVGGTMALEQEYVRVSDSGRHWLVDHALGGPYLYQALVPSSLAADVACRHGLHGPAQVVSTGCTSGIDAIGYAHQLVADGEADVVLAGAADSPISPVTVASFDAIGATSPDNDDPEHASRPFDADRHGFVLAEGAAVLVLEEAEHARRRGAHVYCEVAGYASRSNGFHMTGLRPDGAEMAVAISDALRQARLAPSAVSYVSAHGSGTRQNDRHETAAFKRALGPTAYRVPISSIKSMVGHSLGAIGSIEMAACALAIEYGVVPPTANWTTRDPECDLDYVPNEAREVPVDVALSVGSGFGGFQSAMVFRRLATAS from the coding sequence GTGACCGGCCGGCGCACCGTGGTCACCGGCGTCGGGGTGGTGGCGCCCGGCGGCGCCACCCGGGACCGGTTCTGGAAGACGATCACCGAGGGGCGGACCGCCACCCGGCGGATCAGCTTCTTCGACCCGTCGCCGTTCCGCTCGCAGATCGCCGCCGAGTGCGACTTCGACCCGGACGCCGCCGGGATCACCCTGGCCGAACGGCAGCGCGCCGACCGGTACGTGCAGTTCGCGCTCGCCTGCTCCGCCGAGGCGCTCGCCGACAGCGGGCTGGCGCTCACCGACGCCGAGCGGGAGCGGGCCGGCGTGGTGCTCGGCACCGCCGTCGGCGGCACCATGGCGCTGGAGCAGGAGTACGTCCGGGTCAGCGACTCCGGCCGGCACTGGCTGGTCGACCACGCCCTCGGCGGCCCGTACCTCTACCAGGCGCTGGTCCCGAGCAGCCTGGCCGCGGACGTGGCCTGCCGGCACGGCCTGCACGGCCCCGCGCAGGTCGTCTCCACCGGCTGCACCTCCGGCATCGACGCCATCGGGTACGCCCACCAGCTCGTCGCCGACGGCGAGGCCGACGTGGTGCTGGCCGGGGCCGCCGACTCGCCGATCTCCCCGGTCACCGTCGCCTCGTTCGACGCGATCGGGGCCACCAGCCCGGACAACGACGACCCGGAGCACGCCTCCCGGCCGTTCGACGCCGACCGGCACGGCTTCGTGCTCGCCGAGGGCGCGGCGGTGCTGGTGCTGGAGGAGGCCGAGCACGCCCGCCGCCGGGGCGCGCACGTCTACTGCGAGGTCGCCGGCTACGCCAGCCGCAGCAACGGCTTCCACATGACCGGCCTGCGGCCCGACGGCGCGGAGATGGCGGTGGCCATCTCCGACGCGCTGCGCCAGGCCCGGCTCGCCCCGTCCGCCGTGTCGTACGTCAGCGCGCACGGCTCCGGCACCCGGCAGAACGACAGGCACGAGACCGCGGCGTTCAAGCGCGCGCTCGGCCCGACCGCGTACCGGGTGCCGATCAGCTCGATCAAGTCGATGGTCGGACACTCGCTGGGCGCGATCGGCTCGATCGAGATGGCCGCCTGCGCGCTGGCCATCGAGTACGGCGTGGTTCCGCCGACCGCCAACTGGACCACCCGGGACCCGGAGTGCGACCTGGACTACGTGCCGAACGAGGCCCGGGAGGTGCCGGTGGACGTGGCGCTCTCGGTGGGCAGCGGGTTCGGCGGCTTCCAGTCCGCGATGGTGTTCCGCCGGCTCGCGACGGCATCATGA
- a CDS encoding beta-ketoacyl synthase N-terminal-like domain-containing protein gives MTARAVVTGIGVVAPSGVGSDAHWATVAAGTRRTGPITLFDPASYPTRVAGEVADFDPAGFVDARQRVQTDRWSHLGFAATRLALTDAGLADVSPDPYRWAVTLASSSGGNLFGQRELQRLWGGPTRTVGAYQSIAWFYAASVGQLSIRHQFKGPSGVTVSEAAGGLDSLAHAVRTVRRGTPVVIAGATECPLSPYALACQLRSGLLSDVADPQRAYRPFDVSASGYVPAEGGAVFVVEELGHALGRGARIYGEITGWAATHDAAPTDGEHGPDPTHYARALKLALDRAAVRPHDVDVIWPDALGVPAYDRAEASALRAVFGDRTPPVTTQKPLTGRAHQGSSALDAATALLAFSRGVLPVSAGPDEPAPGCELPFLREPRAPRSRIALVGARGFDGFNSALVLRGAAPPPTGEG, from the coding sequence ATGACGGCGCGGGCGGTGGTGACCGGCATCGGCGTGGTCGCGCCCAGCGGCGTCGGCTCCGACGCGCACTGGGCCACGGTGGCGGCCGGGACCCGGCGCACCGGGCCGATCACGTTGTTCGACCCGGCGTCCTACCCGACCCGGGTGGCCGGCGAGGTGGCCGACTTCGACCCGGCCGGGTTCGTCGACGCCCGGCAGCGGGTGCAGACCGACAGGTGGAGCCACCTCGGCTTCGCCGCCACCCGGCTGGCGCTGACCGACGCCGGGCTGGCGGACGTCTCGCCCGACCCGTACCGGTGGGCGGTGACGCTGGCCAGCTCATCCGGCGGGAACCTGTTCGGGCAGCGGGAGCTGCAACGGCTCTGGGGCGGGCCGACCCGCACCGTCGGGGCGTACCAGTCGATCGCCTGGTTCTACGCGGCGAGCGTCGGCCAACTGTCGATCCGGCACCAGTTCAAGGGCCCGTCCGGGGTGACCGTGTCCGAGGCGGCCGGCGGGCTGGACAGCCTGGCGCACGCGGTGCGCACGGTCCGGCGGGGCACCCCGGTGGTGATCGCCGGGGCCACCGAGTGCCCGCTGAGCCCGTACGCGCTGGCCTGCCAGCTCCGCTCCGGGCTGCTCAGCGACGTCGCCGACCCGCAGCGCGCGTACCGACCGTTCGACGTCTCGGCAAGCGGCTACGTGCCGGCCGAGGGTGGCGCGGTGTTCGTGGTGGAGGAGCTGGGGCACGCGCTGGGCCGGGGCGCCCGGATCTACGGGGAGATCACCGGCTGGGCGGCCACTCACGACGCCGCGCCCACCGACGGAGAGCACGGGCCGGACCCGACGCACTACGCCCGCGCGTTGAAGCTGGCCCTGGACCGGGCCGCGGTCCGTCCGCACGACGTGGACGTGATCTGGCCGGACGCGCTCGGCGTGCCGGCGTACGACCGGGCCGAGGCGAGCGCGCTGCGCGCCGTGTTCGGCGACCGGACCCCGCCGGTGACCACCCAGAAGCCGCTGACCGGCCGCGCGCACCAGGGCTCGTCGGCGTTGGACGCGGCCACCGCGCTGCTCGCGTTCTCCCGTGGCGTGCTGCCGGTCTCCGCCGGCCCGGACGAGCCGGCGCCCGGCTGCGAGCTGCCGTTCCTGCGCGAGCCCCGCGCCCCGCGCAGCCGGATCGCGCTGGTCGGCGCGCGCGGGTTCGACGGCTTCAACAGCGCGCTGGTGCTGCGCGGCGCCGCGCCCCCACCGACCGGGGAGGGCTGA
- a CDS encoding class I adenylate-forming enzyme family protein, which translates to MDDILLAGAASDVCLRLPEPVDRGTLRRLVGEAQERLTAAGLRPGGAVALRLPPSLAYVAHLLATWRAGAQAVLLDHRLTDHEVDRALHRLHPQVVVAPVRTGGGALRVFVDVTAGVRPWSDRPAGSPHAVIQLSSGSTGPSKVIGRTAEDLVAEVRRYTQIDGVARPGERIILLPSMVHVLGLVGGLLYGLHAGVELCPPERLSGDAVLAAVAAQDTPATVLGVPFHIGLLASTVPSGPLPQLARMTTGGELVPTAVARAFTDRYGVPLGNMYGMTEVGVIGTDLYGRHRPAIAPAPGIRVRERDGELWVSCPANPYVGLADPTRWADGWLHTRDAGVVDPDTGLVTIRGRLDSQVSVGGLKVDLTEVEATVAGLPGVTAAVVVWDDGISAYVQHDGALTEDTLDRLLAERLAGFKRPRALHLLDQLPRTTTGKLVRSVPALREAVS; encoded by the coding sequence GTGGACGACATCCTGCTCGCCGGGGCCGCGAGCGACGTCTGCCTCCGGCTGCCCGAACCGGTCGACCGGGGCACGCTGCGCCGGCTGGTCGGCGAGGCGCAGGAGCGACTGACCGCCGCCGGGCTGCGTCCCGGTGGGGCCGTCGCGCTGCGCCTGCCCCCGTCACTGGCGTACGTGGCGCACCTGCTCGCCACCTGGCGGGCCGGCGCCCAGGCGGTGCTGCTCGACCACCGGCTCACCGACCACGAGGTCGACCGGGCGCTGCACCGGCTGCACCCGCAGGTGGTGGTCGCGCCGGTGCGCACCGGCGGCGGCGCGCTACGCGTCTTCGTCGACGTCACCGCCGGCGTGCGGCCCTGGTCGGACCGGCCGGCCGGCAGCCCACACGCGGTGATCCAGCTCAGCTCCGGCTCCACCGGGCCGTCCAAGGTGATCGGCCGCACCGCCGAGGACCTGGTCGCCGAGGTGCGCCGTTACACCCAGATCGACGGGGTGGCGCGGCCCGGGGAGCGGATCATCCTGCTGCCCAGCATGGTGCACGTGCTCGGCCTGGTCGGCGGCCTGCTCTACGGGCTGCACGCCGGCGTCGAGCTGTGCCCGCCGGAGCGGCTCAGCGGCGACGCGGTGCTCGCCGCGGTCGCCGCCCAGGACACCCCGGCCACCGTGCTCGGCGTGCCGTTCCACATCGGCCTGCTCGCCTCCACCGTGCCGAGCGGGCCGCTGCCCCAGCTCGCGCGGATGACCACCGGCGGCGAGCTGGTGCCCACCGCGGTCGCCCGGGCCTTCACCGACCGCTACGGCGTCCCGCTGGGCAACATGTACGGGATGACCGAGGTCGGCGTCATCGGCACCGACCTGTACGGGCGCCACCGCCCCGCCATCGCCCCCGCCCCCGGCATCCGGGTGCGGGAGCGCGACGGCGAGCTGTGGGTGAGCTGCCCGGCCAACCCGTACGTCGGGCTCGCCGACCCGACCCGCTGGGCCGACGGCTGGCTGCACACCCGCGACGCCGGCGTGGTCGACCCGGACACCGGTCTGGTGACCATCCGGGGCCGGCTGGACTCGCAGGTGTCGGTCGGTGGCCTGAAGGTCGACCTGACCGAGGTGGAGGCCACCGTCGCCGGCCTGCCCGGCGTCACCGCCGCGGTGGTGGTCTGGGACGACGGGATCAGCGCGTACGTGCAGCACGACGGCGCGCTGACCGAGGACACCCTGGACCGCCTGCTCGCCGAGCGGCTGGCCGGCTTCAAACGGCCCCGCGCCCTGCACCTGCTCGACCAGTTGCCCCGCACCACCACCGGCAAGCTGGTCCGTTCCGTCCCGGCGCTGCGGGAGGCGGTCTCGTGA
- a CDS encoding acyl carrier protein: MRDEVRTFVIEQLTDMNYDVEEIDDDTTLGPSGVDLESLALADLAVRVEDRYGLKFADDESEKLALMTVGEFTTMIADRAAANSDQS; encoded by the coding sequence ATGCGCGACGAGGTCCGCACCTTCGTCATCGAGCAGCTCACCGACATGAACTACGACGTCGAGGAGATCGACGACGACACCACCCTCGGCCCCTCCGGCGTCGACCTGGAATCACTGGCGCTGGCCGACCTCGCCGTCCGCGTCGAGGACCGCTACGGGTTGAAGTTCGCCGACGACGAGTCGGAGAAGCTGGCGCTGATGACGGTCGGCGAGTTCACCACCATGATCGCCGACCGGGCCGCCGCGAACAGCGACCAGTCCTGA
- a CDS encoding acyl carrier protein: MSGQPDLGRADLVSMLAELTAKPADQVPDRVGSMELAWLVHLVEQRYDRRLDLTDDQLAGIRTVDDALAVFHTSLTAPADG, translated from the coding sequence ATGTCCGGTCAGCCCGACCTGGGGCGAGCTGACCTGGTGAGCATGCTCGCCGAACTGACCGCGAAGCCCGCCGACCAGGTCCCGGACCGGGTCGGCTCGATGGAGCTGGCCTGGCTGGTGCACCTCGTCGAGCAGCGCTACGACCGCCGGCTCGACCTCACCGACGACCAGCTCGCCGGCATCCGCACCGTCGACGACGCGCTGGCGGTGTTCCACACCTCGCTGACCGCTCCCGCAGATGGCTGA
- a CDS encoding beta-ketoacyl-[acyl-carrier-protein] synthase family protein — translation MAERDTVRITGTHAVSALGRGADALLAGVLTGAPAFTPVRRFDTTGRRVTVAATLPETGTLADELADAIDRVGRAAGLGPADREDTALFLATHGGPPSLPVPQGVPEPTVPALAGHLAARCGLGGRTRVYTTACVSASTAVADAAALIRRGDLERVVVAAGYLVEPDQYALFDAGRALAADGAVRPFSAGRTGLLLGDGVAAVVLESAAAAARRGAETVATVAGWGRAGDAYHPCQPHPGGDGLARAVDAALRRAGLPPEAVGYVNANATGTPFSDASEAAALRRVFGERAGRLPVSSTKSVHGHALEASGLLELVVTVLALRDGTLPPTAGWLAPDPDCPLDVVRDAPRPAATAYALTLNAAFGGANTALLVSTP, via the coding sequence ATGGCTGAGCGGGACACCGTACGGATCACCGGCACGCACGCGGTCAGCGCCCTCGGCAGGGGCGCGGACGCGTTGCTGGCCGGGGTGCTCACCGGCGCCCCGGCGTTCACCCCGGTGCGCCGTTTCGACACCACCGGCCGCCGGGTCACCGTGGCGGCCACCCTGCCGGAGACCGGCACGCTCGCCGACGAACTCGCCGACGCGATCGACCGCGTCGGGCGGGCCGCCGGGCTGGGCCCGGCCGACCGGGAGGACACCGCGCTGTTCCTGGCGACCCACGGCGGGCCGCCCTCGCTGCCCGTACCGCAGGGGGTGCCGGAGCCGACGGTGCCGGCGCTCGCCGGTCACCTGGCGGCCCGGTGCGGCCTGGGCGGGCGGACCCGGGTCTACACCACCGCCTGCGTGTCGGCGAGCACCGCGGTCGCCGACGCGGCGGCGCTGATCCGCCGCGGCGACCTGGAGCGGGTCGTGGTCGCCGCCGGCTACCTGGTCGAACCCGACCAGTACGCGCTCTTCGACGCCGGCCGGGCGCTCGCCGCCGACGGGGCGGTACGCCCGTTCAGCGCCGGGCGCACCGGGCTGCTGCTCGGCGACGGGGTGGCGGCGGTGGTGCTGGAGTCGGCCGCCGCCGCCGCCCGACGGGGCGCGGAGACGGTCGCCACGGTGGCCGGGTGGGGTCGGGCCGGGGACGCCTACCACCCGTGCCAGCCGCATCCGGGCGGAGACGGGCTGGCACGTGCGGTCGACGCGGCACTGCGCCGCGCCGGGTTGCCCCCGGAGGCGGTCGGCTACGTCAACGCGAACGCCACCGGCACCCCGTTCAGCGACGCCTCCGAGGCGGCGGCGCTGCGGCGGGTCTTCGGCGAGCGGGCCGGGCGGTTGCCGGTCAGCTCCACCAAGTCGGTGCACGGGCACGCGTTGGAGGCGTCCGGGCTGCTCGAACTGGTGGTCACCGTGCTGGCGCTCCGGGACGGCACGTTGCCGCCCACCGCCGGCTGGCTGGCCCCCGACCCGGACTGCCCGCTGGACGTCGTCCGCGACGCCCCCCGCCCGGCCGCCACCGCGTACGCCCTGACCCTGAACGCCGCCTTCGGCGGCGCCAACACCGCGCTCCTGGTGAGCACCCCGTGA
- a CDS encoding beta-ketoacyl synthase chain length factor, translated as MLAEARWPEDGDEGAAPGVPGFVHSGFAPLVVAVAERCLSRRYGDGPLPAGNRTAVLLASASGDTAGAAHVRQTVAAGGRVGPLFFFQSVPNSVAGHVAARWGLDGPVVCLSPTGDPRAEGEAEAELLRDDGDAAQALLILIELAPDGTPGEATAVLLGEGTRQ; from the coding sequence GTGCTGGCCGAGGCGCGCTGGCCCGAGGACGGGGACGAGGGAGCAGCGCCGGGGGTGCCGGGGTTCGTGCACTCGGGGTTCGCCCCGCTGGTGGTGGCGGTCGCCGAGCGGTGCCTCTCGCGGCGGTACGGGGACGGGCCGCTGCCGGCCGGGAACCGGACTGCGGTGCTGCTGGCCAGCGCGAGCGGGGACACCGCCGGCGCGGCACACGTCCGGCAGACGGTGGCCGCCGGTGGGCGGGTCGGGCCGCTGTTCTTCTTCCAGTCGGTGCCGAACAGCGTGGCCGGGCACGTCGCGGCGCGCTGGGGACTGGACGGGCCGGTGGTGTGCCTGAGCCCCACCGGCGACCCGAGGGCCGAGGGCGAGGCCGAGGCCGAGCTGTTACGCGACGACGGCGACGCCGCACAGGCGTTGCTGATCCTGATCGAACTGGCACCGGACGGTACGCCGGGCGAGGCGACCGCGGTGCTGCTGGGGGAGGGGACACGTCAATGA
- a CDS encoding class I adenylate-forming enzyme family protein has protein sequence MRTKGLRGALAADTELGAGNVLARVLAHGADPDGPGLTFDTEVDGRPAETPLTLGELDRMVAARAAWLHERGVRRRDPVAVWAGAAADMVLSFLALTRLGAIPALMNGKLRPEIAAEYIRRLRAAGVLADAEHAAALAGHDLGAPLLGEPATAGGGDPDAAPAPYRHHQDDPIVITHTSGTTGVPKAVLHSHASLFAATRHLLSMPQAQGTRRILNALPAPHTATVLMVNQALGNRAEMFLLSEQGGERVLDAIQRWRPDGVFGFSVTWAELARFDLSGYDLDSVRLWFNTGDCSHEPHVRRLVAVGSRDVVTRDGVTRVPGSVFIDGLGSSEMGHSMFHVTHTVDTNHYGRCVGRPYRFATVAVLDADGDELPAGEVGWLGIDSPSLFRGYWNDSVTTYRYRLRGWYLTGDLVYADADGRYYHLDRAVDSIEVGDGRRFFTALSEERILAACADVTDCTVVIVKAADGTVTTDVLLELAAGADPAADRTDRIRAALGADVAATLRRVVPVRADDIPVTVTGKVRKVALRERYLTEAPS, from the coding sequence ATGAGGACGAAGGGACTGCGCGGCGCGCTGGCCGCCGACACCGAACTGGGCGCGGGCAACGTGCTCGCCCGGGTGCTGGCCCACGGCGCCGACCCGGACGGTCCGGGGCTCACGTTCGACACCGAGGTCGACGGCCGCCCGGCCGAGACCCCGCTGACGCTCGGCGAGCTGGACCGGATGGTCGCCGCCCGGGCGGCCTGGCTGCACGAACGCGGGGTGCGCCGGCGCGACCCGGTCGCGGTCTGGGCCGGCGCCGCCGCCGACATGGTGCTGTCGTTCCTGGCGCTGACCCGTCTCGGCGCCATCCCGGCGCTGATGAACGGCAAGCTGCGCCCGGAGATCGCCGCCGAGTACATCCGCCGGCTGCGCGCCGCCGGGGTGCTCGCCGACGCGGAGCACGCCGCCGCGCTGGCCGGGCACGACCTGGGCGCACCGCTGCTCGGCGAACCGGCGACGGCCGGCGGCGGGGACCCGGACGCCGCGCCCGCGCCCTACCGGCACCACCAGGACGACCCGATCGTCATCACCCACACCTCCGGCACCACCGGGGTGCCGAAGGCGGTGCTGCACTCGCACGCCAGCCTCTTCGCCGCCACCCGGCACCTGCTGTCCATGCCGCAGGCCCAGGGCACCCGCCGGATCCTCAACGCGCTGCCCGCCCCGCACACCGCCACCGTGCTCATGGTCAACCAGGCGCTGGGCAACCGGGCCGAGATGTTCCTCCTCTCCGAGCAGGGCGGCGAGCGGGTGCTCGACGCGATCCAGCGGTGGCGCCCGGACGGCGTCTTCGGCTTCTCGGTGACCTGGGCCGAACTGGCCCGCTTCGACCTGTCCGGCTACGACCTCGACTCGGTGCGGCTGTGGTTCAACACCGGCGACTGCTCGCACGAGCCGCACGTGCGCCGGCTGGTCGCGGTCGGCTCCCGGGACGTGGTGACCCGCGACGGGGTGACCCGGGTGCCCGGCTCGGTCTTCATCGACGGGCTCGGCTCCAGCGAGATGGGCCACTCGATGTTCCACGTCACGCACACCGTCGACACCAACCACTACGGCCGCTGCGTCGGGCGTCCCTACCGGTTCGCCACCGTGGCCGTGCTCGACGCCGACGGCGACGAGCTGCCCGCCGGCGAGGTCGGCTGGCTGGGCATCGACTCGCCGTCGCTGTTCCGCGGCTACTGGAACGACTCGGTCACCACCTACCGCTACCGGCTGCGCGGCTGGTACCTCACCGGCGACCTGGTGTACGCCGACGCCGACGGCCGCTACTACCACCTGGACCGGGCGGTCGACTCGATCGAGGTCGGCGACGGCAGGCGCTTCTTCACCGCGCTGTCCGAGGAGCGGATCCTCGCCGCCTGCGCCGACGTCACCGACTGCACCGTCGTCATCGTCAAGGCGGCGGACGGCACGGTCACCACGGACGTGCTGCTGGAACTGGCCGCCGGCGCCGACCCGGCGGCGGACCGCACCGACCGCATCCGGGCCGCGCTCGGTGCGGACGTGGCGGCCACGCTGCGCCGGGTGGTGCCGGTACGCGCCGACGACATCCCGGTCACCGTCACCGGCAAGGTGCGCAAGGTGGCGCTGCGCGAGCGCTACCTGACCGAGGCGCCGTCATGA
- a CDS encoding beta-ketoacyl-[acyl-carrier-protein] synthase family protein: MTALITGMGLFTPVGRGVAETFDALLTGRSGLRRPPEGHPARDSLEVAGVLPPIDPRTVASGPETKILDRVVLLALITAAEALADAGIEVGRDVDPERIAVIVGGVGGMSTLESQVLARADRGRAAVSPYLLTGILPNMPSARIAIAHGIRGYSSAVGTACASGAQAVADGVRLIRADEADVVVCGASEAPLFGTFADTFGNARALARGWDEPTEASRPFDKRRNGFVLAEGAALLVLERAGHAAARGVTGYAEVAGYGTNTDAYHPTAPRPDGAGAAACMRKALAAGRISPADVGYVNAHGTGTKLGDVAETTALAEVFGVGGVPVSSTKALTGHLLGASGVLETAATALALGRGLLPPTYHLDDPDPECEADHVRAVPRPTRTDHALTNSFGFGGQNVSLLLRRVATPARD, encoded by the coding sequence ATGACCGCCCTGATCACCGGCATGGGCCTGTTCACCCCCGTCGGGCGGGGCGTGGCCGAGACGTTCGACGCGCTGCTCACCGGCCGCTCCGGGCTGCGCCGGCCGCCGGAGGGACACCCGGCGCGTGACAGCCTGGAGGTGGCCGGGGTGCTGCCACCGATCGACCCGCGCACCGTCGCCTCCGGGCCGGAGACCAAGATCCTCGACCGGGTGGTGCTGCTCGCCCTGATCACCGCCGCCGAGGCGCTCGCCGACGCCGGCATCGAGGTCGGGCGCGACGTCGACCCGGAGCGGATCGCGGTGATCGTCGGCGGGGTCGGCGGCATGTCCACGCTGGAGAGCCAGGTCCTCGCCCGCGCCGACCGGGGCCGCGCCGCGGTCAGTCCGTACCTGCTCACCGGCATCCTGCCGAACATGCCCTCGGCGCGTATCGCCATCGCGCACGGCATCCGCGGCTACAGCTCGGCGGTCGGCACGGCCTGCGCGTCCGGCGCCCAGGCCGTCGCCGACGGGGTACGCCTCATCCGCGCCGACGAGGCCGACGTGGTGGTCTGCGGGGCCAGCGAGGCGCCGCTGTTCGGCACGTTCGCCGACACCTTCGGCAACGCCCGCGCGCTGGCCCGGGGCTGGGACGAGCCCACCGAGGCCAGCCGGCCGTTCGACAAGCGGCGCAACGGCTTCGTGCTCGCCGAGGGCGCGGCGCTGCTGGTGCTGGAGCGGGCCGGGCACGCCGCCGCGCGGGGCGTGACCGGGTACGCCGAGGTCGCCGGCTACGGGACGAACACCGACGCGTACCACCCGACCGCGCCGCGCCCCGACGGCGCCGGCGCGGCCGCGTGCATGCGCAAGGCCCTGGCCGCCGGCCGGATCTCACCGGCCGACGTCGGCTACGTCAACGCGCACGGCACCGGCACGAAGCTGGGCGACGTCGCCGAGACCACCGCGCTGGCCGAGGTGTTCGGCGTCGGCGGCGTGCCGGTCAGCTCCACCAAGGCGCTCACCGGGCACCTGCTCGGCGCCTCCGGGGTCCTGGAGACGGCGGCCACCGCGCTGGCGCTCGGGCGTGGCCTGCTGCCACCCACCTACCACCTGGACGACCCGGACCCGGAGTGCGAGGCGGACCACGTCCGCGCCGTGCCCCGGCCCACCCGCACCGACCACGCGCTGACGAACTCGTTCGGGTTCGGCGGCCAGAACGTCAGCCTGCTGCTGCGCCGGGTCGCCACCCCGGCCAGGGACTGA
- the hppD gene encoding 4-hydroxyphenylpyruvate dioxygenase: protein MHVNGIDHLELYVGDARQAAFYFDTAVGFRLHGQGGPETGLGGQRSLLLAQAGIRLLLTTGLSAEHPAATYVHRHGDGIAVVALAVDDAAGAYAELVARGATGVTPPRTYTGADAEVVIAEVGGFGDVLHRLVERRGDRSVFLPGAIEPVPAADGDALLAEVDHLAVCVPPGQLDETVAHYEKVFGFAEIFDEHIEVAGQAMNSKVVQSPSGQVTLVLLEPDTGARPGQIEDFLRWHAGAGVQHLGLRTDDIVATVGALAGRGVRFARTPGAYYDDLEQRVGRLDAPVDRLRELSILVDSDHDGQLLQIFTESMHVRRTLFLEVIERRGARTFGSGNIKALYEAKERELAAAGATPTVAAGGAGAGV from the coding sequence ATGCACGTCAACGGCATAGACCATCTGGAGCTGTATGTGGGGGACGCCCGGCAGGCGGCCTTCTACTTCGACACCGCGGTCGGGTTCCGGCTGCACGGCCAGGGCGGCCCGGAGACCGGGCTGGGCGGGCAGCGGTCGCTGCTGCTGGCCCAGGCCGGCATCCGGCTGCTGCTCACCACCGGCCTGTCCGCCGAGCACCCGGCCGCCACCTACGTGCACCGGCACGGCGACGGCATCGCGGTGGTGGCACTCGCGGTCGACGACGCCGCCGGGGCCTACGCGGAGCTGGTGGCCCGCGGCGCGACCGGGGTGACGCCACCGCGGACCTACACCGGCGCGGACGCCGAGGTGGTGATCGCCGAGGTCGGCGGCTTCGGCGACGTGCTGCACCGGCTCGTCGAGCGGCGCGGCGACCGGAGCGTGTTCCTGCCCGGCGCGATCGAGCCGGTGCCGGCCGCCGACGGCGACGCGCTGCTCGCCGAGGTGGACCACCTGGCGGTGTGCGTGCCGCCCGGGCAGCTCGACGAGACGGTCGCGCACTACGAGAAGGTGTTCGGCTTCGCCGAGATCTTCGACGAGCACATCGAGGTCGCCGGCCAGGCGATGAACTCCAAGGTGGTGCAGAGCCCGTCCGGGCAGGTGACCCTGGTGCTGCTGGAGCCGGACACCGGCGCCCGGCCCGGGCAGATCGAGGACTTCCTGCGCTGGCACGCCGGCGCCGGGGTGCAGCACCTCGGGCTGCGCACCGACGACATCGTCGCCACCGTCGGCGCGCTCGCCGGCCGGGGCGTGCGGTTCGCCCGCACGCCCGGCGCGTACTACGACGACCTGGAACAGCGGGTCGGGCGGCTCGACGCGCCGGTGGACCGGCTGCGCGAGCTGAGCATCCTGGTCGACTCCGACCACGACGGGCAGCTCCTGCAGATCTTCACCGAGTCGATGCACGTGCGCCGCACGCTCTTCCTCGAGGTGATCGAGCGGCGTGGGGCGCGCACCTTCGGCAGCGGCAACATCAAGGCGCTCTACGAGGCGAAGGAACGTGAGCTGGCCGCGGCGGGGGCGACCCCCACCGTCGCGGCCGGAGGGGCAGGAGCAGGGGTATGA